From a single Sorghum bicolor cultivar BTx623 chromosome 5, Sorghum_bicolor_NCBIv3, whole genome shotgun sequence genomic region:
- the LOC8073667 gene encoding probable alkaline/neutral invertase F, with protein sequence MKRVSSHVSMASEAEINLDLSRLIIDRPQRFTLERKRSFDEQSWSELSHSHSHRNNDGFDSVLQSPAFPSAGGFDSPFSIGTHFGGGGPHPLVNEAWEALRKSVVYFREQPVGTIAAVDHASEEVLNYDQVFVRDFVPSALAFLMNNETDIVKNFLLKTLHLQSSEKMVDRFKLGAGAMPASFKVDRNKNRNTETLVADFGESAIGRVAPVDSGFWWIILLRAYTKYTGDVSLSESPDCQKCMRLILNLCLSEGFDTFPTLLCTDGCSMIDRRMGIYGYPIEIQALFYMALRCALQMLKPEGEGKDFIEKIGQRLHALTYHMRNYFWLDFHQLNNIYRYKTEEYSHTAVNKFNVIPDSIPDWVFDFMPCRGGYFLGNVSPAMMDFRWFALGNCIAIVSSLATPEQSVAIMDLIEEKWDELVGEMPLKICYPALENHEWRIITGCDPKNTRWSYHNGGSWPVLLWLLTAACIKTGRPQMAKRAIELAESRLLKDGWPEYYDGKLGRFVGKQARKFQTWSIAGYLVARMMLEDPSTLMMISMEEDRPVKPTMRRSASWNA encoded by the exons ATGAAGCGGGTGTCGTCGCACGTCTCGATGGCCTCGGAGGCGGAGATCAACCTCGATCTGTCGCGCCTCATCATCGACAGGCCGCAGCGCTTCACGCTGGAGCGCAAGCGCTCCTTCGACGAGCAGTCGTGGAGTGAGCTCTCCCACTCCCACTCCCACCGCAACAACGACGGGTTCGACAGCGTGCTGCAGTCGCCCGCATTCCCGTCCGCCGGCGGGTTCGACTCGCCTTTCTCCATCGGCACGCatttcggcggcggcggcccgcaCCCGCTCGTCAACGAGGCCTGGGAGGCGCTCAGGAAATCGGTCGTCTACTTCCGGGAACAGCCCGTTGGGACCATCGCGGCCGTGGATCATGCGTCCGAGGAAGTGCTCAACTATGATCAG GTTTTTGTGAGGGATTTCGTTCCGAGCGCATTGGCTTTTCTGATGAACAATGAGACTGACATAGTGAAGAACTTTCTCTTGAAAACTCTCCACCTTCAGAGCTCTGAGAAAATGGTAGACCGGTTCAAGCTTGGGGCAGGAGCGATGCCTGCAAGTTTCAAGGTGGACCGTAACAAAAACAGAAACACTGAAACCTTAGTTGCTGATTTTGGTGAGAGTGCGATAGGCAGGGTGGCACCGGTCGACTCTGGATTTTGGTGGATCATTCTCCTTCGGGCTTATACAAAGTACACCGGAGATGTTAGTTTGTCGGAATCACCTGATTGCCAGAAGTGCATGAGGTTGATACTGAATCTCTGCTTATCTGAAGGATTTGATACTTTTCCAACTCTGCTTTGCACAGATGGCTGCTCAATGATTGATCGTCGAATG GGTATATATGGTTATCCCATCGAGATCCAAGCCCTATTCTATATGGCATTAAGATGTGCTCTCCAAATGCTCAAGCCAGAGGGCGAAGGGAAGGATTTCATAGAGAAGATAGGGCAACGGCTTCATGCACTAACCTACCACATGAGGAATTACTTCTGGCTAGATTTTCACCAGCTGAATAACATATACAGATACAAAACAGAAGAGTATTCCCACACAGCCGTGAACAAGTTTAATGTCATTCCggattccattcctgattgggtGTTTGATTTCATGCCATGCCGAGGAGGCTACTTTCTTGGCAACGTCAGCCCTGCTATGATGGATTTCCGGTGGTTTGCCCTTGGCAATTGCATTGCCATTGTATCATCTCTAGCTACCCCAGAACAGTCAGTTGCAATAATGGATCTGATTGAGGAAAAGTGGGATGAGCTAGTTGGTGAGATGCCTCTGAAGATTTGCTATCCCGCTCTTGAGAATCATGAGTGGAGAATTATCACTGGATGTGACCCTAAGAACACCCGATGGAGTTATCACAATGGAGGATCATGGCCAG TTCTTCTGTGGCTGCTTACAGCAGCCTGCATCAAGACTGGTCGGCCACAGATGGCAAAACGTGCCATTGAGCTTGCTGAGTCGAGGCTGCTCAAGGACGGCTGGCCTGAGTACTACGATGGCAAGCTAGGAAGATTCGTTGGTAAGCAGGCCAGGAAGTTCCAAACCTGGTCCATTGCCGGTTACCTCGTCGCCCGCATGATGCTGGAGGACCCATCGACACTGATGATGATCTCCATGGAGGAGGACCGGCCTGTGAAGCCGACCATGCGGCGGTCAGCATCATGGAATGCCTGA